Sequence from the Leptospira montravelensis genome:
CATCGATTCGATATGAGTTGACATAGGATCGAAAACTTTGCCCTAATTTTGCATTGATCAATTCCGAAGTTTGTTGGACATTTAGTCCAATTGCTTTCGCCGTTTTTTCTAAATCCATCATTTCATCGAGATACGGTTTTGACTCTTTCATCCATAATTCTAACTTTTGAATATAATGATTATAATCGATATTTTCTAATTTAGATTTGGTATACCTGTTACTTAATTGTGACTCGAGTTTGAACATTCGTTCTGAAATATTATTTCGACTTAATGTTAGATCTTGGTATTTTTGGAATAAATTGAATAACAAAAAGAAAAAATCTATCGGGAAAGCAAATACGGGACCGTAAGCTGCTAGTAAGGAATATTTTGAAATTCCTAAATAGTAGAAAATAGATATGTATCCGAATACAAAGTATAAGCCCCAACTCAATAAAAAGAATACAATTTTTTTATCCCCTAAAATATATACTCGAATACCAGTTAGGAGTATAAACGGAATAGAAACAATATAGGTTAATTGTATCACCTTAAATAAAAGAGCATATTCATCCGAAAACAAAATTGCTACAGCCAAAAAACAACCAAGCAATGCAAAAAGGAACAATATTCTATCAGCAATTGGAGTTTTGATTTTTGTTTGTAGGAATAGTCGCGTGAACTGAAAAGAAGTAGCTACACCAATTGATAAAAAGAATAAAATTGCTTTACTCTGCCACCACGTAGCATAAGGCCAAAAACTGTGGAAGGAATTTCCATATTGTGTGTTATACCAAAGTGTATGTGTAATGACATAGATAGAGTAATATAAAAAAGCATACATTCGGAATGCGAGTGCATAAAACAAACTAATGATAAACATGATAGCGCAAATACAAATTAAAGACCAATTGATGGATGTTTCTAATATGGTTTTATTTTGAAATTCTTTTTCATTCAGTAATAATATTGGAAATGAAATTAAGGAACTCGATTGCAATCGGATGTAGAAATATTTTTCAGCGGAATGGAAGGGGATTCGAAAACCGGGGTTCAAACCTTCTGGTACAGCCCAGCTTACCTTCGGATAACTGTCTCCTGTTTTGAATTCTGTATAGGAATGATTAGAATTT
This genomic interval carries:
- a CDS encoding 7TM diverse intracellular signaling domain-containing protein encodes the protein MVMWLKSCFLIYISLFFCNCSYFYENNITNKFEYFEDVTHNVEITNIESVPEWNPFRVNTMNFQYTKSVIWLRAKTSNETFKPGSILSFEWRVLDNIKLYFPNSNHSYTEFKTGDSYPKVSWAVPEGLNPGFRIPFHSAEKYFYIRLQSSSLISFPILLLNEKEFQNKTILETSINWSLICICAIMFIISLFYALAFRMYAFLYYSIYVITHTLWYNTQYGNSFHSFWPYATWWQSKAILFFLSIGVATSFQFTRLFLQTKIKTPIADRILFLFALLGCFLAVAILFSDEYALLFKVIQLTYIVSIPFILLTGIRVYILGDKKIVFFLLSWGLYFVFGYISIFYYLGISKYSLLAAYGPVFAFPIDFFFLLFNLFQKYQDLTLSRNNISERMFKLESQLSNRYTKSKLENIDYNHYIQKLELWMKESKPYLDEMMDLEKTAKAIGLNVQQTSELINAKLGQSFRSYVNSYRIDEAKRLLKYNPELTILSIAFTTGFGSKSSFNSEFKKTLGITPLEFRKKIQLD